The Apis cerana isolate GH-2021 linkage group LG2, AcerK_1.0, whole genome shotgun sequence genomic sequence CGAGTTAATGCAGAACTTTTTAAaacagaaatttcttttttcaatctctcgttttcattcattaattcatcatatttttcaaatcgaaCATAATCAGATGTACTAATATCATCAACTGTGTTCTGCCAttctatagaaataatataaattattatattatacataatatatatatatatatatatatatatatatatatatatatatatataaaactataaattatattataaatcaaaattaattaaaaaatgaaaacatacCTTCATTTTCCAATTCTGTAGCATCCCAATCAGTTACTGTTTTTATGCTTTGTGTAACTATTTGTGAAaatcttgatttatttttatgtactttttctttttctataactattttttttgcaattgcaGAAAAATTGAGTACATTTTgcgtttctatatataaatttggaataggattgatatttactattaaaacTATATGTTCTTTACCCGATAATgctttttgaaataatcttGTTAATTTTGATTCTCTAAATGGCCCAATATgttctattttttgttttgataaTTGTCCTTCGTGAATACTTTTTAAACACCTTCCCAATACTAACaaacttgtattaatattttgtgctTCTTTTAATCTATCtccaatatttaatgtttttttcaatctttctgAACCAGCCAAATCACAAAATgcaaatctatttaaataaaaacaaataataaaaaaaataataagtagataataaaaaagatgagaaaagatattttacataCGTGCTAACTTCAACAGAAGTGGGATCATTttcaacataatattttaataatttaatagtaaatatacaATGTGATCTTGAACTTCTTGCATTTAAGGCAGTTGCAGCtactttcaaattatattgtcCTGCCATTAAAACTTGATAAGCTTCAGAACCAGAATGTACACAAACAGCTTTTAAACCTTTAATAAATGCTCTTCCTTGGCTATCTGTTGCTAATTTAAGaggtgttctttttttttgacactcatttgataaaagatcatatacaatttcattataaatttcagcAAATGAAACCCAAATAGAATAATGTGCATCAATACATTGGCTTGGTCTATTAGGTGATTCTTCTTGTAACAATTTCTGCATTTCTTTATAAGTGTTAATATATTGGTATTTATCTACAGAAgcaaatgttaataatttggtTTTTATCTCTAATTCTTGTGCACGTTCAAGAGGATCCAAAATAACAACATCACAATGATTTACAGGTTTGTAAAAAGGAGTAGATTTTGgtgtaatatttgaaaagacaAATTCTAAGCATCTTGGTATTATTCCAGGAGATGTAGTAGTTCCTTGTAATGTATAAGATTTCCCTGAATTTGTAGtacctataataatattacattagaataatttaaaatatttatatcatcatattataaatttaattaattttaattaaatttaccatAAGTCATAATAGTAGAATTTTGCCCACTTAAGAAATCTATCATTTGCTGCTTTACAGCTTgttcaaataattctaattgagTAATTTCTGGTCCAAAAGTTTtagtaaatgtaaattttctacATACAATATCAGTATTATTGGATTTTTTGATACAACTAGTATTTTGATCTAAAATTGGCAATCTTGTGAATAATGTTGttgaattgattattttatatgcatcCTGTTGTTCTTGTGATAATTTTAACTTCTTAGGATATGGTTTCATTCGTAAATATACTTTAACAGTCTGTAAATTTTCTGATTCTGAATTTACAGAACCATTTTCTACAATATAATTGCATTCTTCagattcattttcatatacagaaagtaaattttttttagtatcttTTGAGACACAAGGTCTTTGTCCATAGGCTAATATACTTGGATCTCTTCCAAATAAATATGACATCTCATCTtgaggattattattataagaaggTCTAATAGAATCTAATGTATTCTCTAATGTAttcatctataaatatttaaagaatatattattttttatattttaatcataatacaaagaaaaaaaaatcaaagtttgtttatatctttttataataaaattttcaattaattaagtgacaaaaaataaaatatctttacaaatattaaattatatataaataaaactcttatataaatattttttaaattttataaaataaaaaaaggaacttaaactttttttattattacatacttttaaaaacaaacaatgtttttgaatactgaatttcttataataaactGATAACCTGTTGTCAGTTTAAATACAtaccttttattttaaatctatgatAGTTACTCATAAAacattagattaataattattttaacttagctatatgaaaatttcaataattaaatcaaaataaacattcaCGCACATTTCTTTCGCAGGAAGTTCACATAAACTCACAGCAAACGGTTAGTAActtattttgaaatcttacattaaaaatgcttTCTGCTGATTGGTAGATTATTCAATAAACGTATTATTACCGCGCTTAACATATATCcaataaaaatcgaagaatagATTTATCTACCAATAAGAATGAATGTATAAAACTAAATTCtgatttgtgaaaaataattatctttattaaagttattacgtatttaggaaattaaaatttatttaagaaaaaaatgtcatttacaaaaataatttcatatttataaagtttaattatagaaaattaaatatatattgatatcataatatgttatttacatattatttatattctttaatttaaaattaataataataataacaccaaaatattaaaataaatctttattatattttgtcattcatatcaatatttacagatcttaaattaaatacatatgtacatgtaACAGATTAATACTCTTTCTTCTGTTACATTTACATATGATTAGAATTTACatcttttgaaatgaaaagtatttttttttggacaTTCAAAATGAGAgtccaaaattattaaaaattatttaaatacatacaatactaagaaaagattttataatataacacgtataaattataaaatattatgaaacaacataatcatttataaaaaaaaaaaagtatcgtgAATATACCTAACATTTTATCCATGtaggaataataatatgagTTATTATTCATAAGTCTTTAGTTGCACCTATGGAATATTTCACGCACCATTATTGACTTTTATATCACGTTTCAtgttacatataaaaagaatatggtCCTGTAATATCCGCCTTGGagtatttaatcatttaaataaaaaaattaaatcacaaataaaaatacattattttttttaaaatacaaaacataattattttcctatatttttttgctctttatatgttctatatatttttaccaatattattttctttcaattcaattgttaattatttaccaTTAGAGagcaattttaagaaatatttttgacctaaatttttcatcaaattgatgatttgaatttattagcGATTaccgaattttaaaattaatacgataATCGTAATGTCAAGATTCATGattcaaaatatctttcaaatcaTCTGGTAAGGTATGTGTGATgtcatttattctttcttgaaGCTTTTCTCTTACAGAATTTCCTATAGGTACTTCATcaatataagttttttctaatttttgtcgAATTCTAAGAATCATATCTACTAATTCTACCTCTTGTTTTCCTTGTACCCAAGTTTTTAAAtcctataaataatgataataatttacttaaaaaattaaaaaataaatataaaaatttgaaggaaaatagaacaaaatttcatatttatataatttataatttaacataccGCTTGTGATAATGCCTCAAGTTGTATGACTTGTAATTTTTGTGATAATTCTGTGTATCTAGTATGAAACCAACCAGAAAAGTTAGGTGAACGAAAAAATCGTCGATACAATCCAACCCAATCTCCTTTTATACCAGTAGTTAATTGTGGTCCAGCGCTACTTAAAGTAGCTAAAAAATCATCtggattaaataattcagGTATGGGTGTAgcctaaaataattataattaatatatattgttcaaatttttcagaacataaaacaaaaaaaaggtaataattactttaaaagGTGATATGTCCTTTTGTAGTGGCATAAGACTTGCAATATATCTTTCAAGAGGTATCATGAAACTTTCAGTCAATTCTATTAAATGACGTTTTAAAAGAGCTGTTTGTGCTTCTCCTGGTCTTTTTGTTTGGATACctctaaataatttcttcaatatagTTTTGTCTTTCTGAAGGAAAGGTTTATATTGTGTATAAACTCCTGGTTTTGAATCTAATACTTTAAGATTCtccgatttttttattttgtatctttgattctctaaaatataataaatttatatacactattcctatattatttcataaaactcACCATTATTAGTTCCATtacttattcttataatatgaGGCCAATGTTGAAGAGTTTTGGCAAAAAATGGATTAGTTACACCTAATATTACAGCAGGTGGTGATGGAGCATCTGTAGTATATTCTTTGAATTCAGAATCatgaattgtaaaataagGTCGATGATCAGCACAATATTTTAATGGTGCAatcattctataaaatattgaactttttatttcttttctttttgtaattattttataatcatttttaaaatatatataaaatactcacGCAACAAGTGCTTGGACCATTTCAGAACAACCAGTAGGTGAACTAGCCATAACAACAATTGGTTCACTAAGTAATACTAATTCCCATAATAAATGTACATAACTTACAACACTAGCTAAACTTCTAAACATATCTCCTTCATAGGCAGATGTTAAAATTAGTCTTCGTGTTGCATGAAAATTTGGCGCATGATCCATGGCAGCAATTGTAGGTGCAGTTGCTTTATAGTTTTGATTTGGGATATaagtctaaaataaatatcactatattttcataatgaataaaattaaattattgaaatttttctaccTGAAATAAAACACCTATAAGTGGTAAATGCACTATTTGGCCAGGTGTTGGAGATGGCCATTGATCAATTTCTCTTATAATAGCTTCCATCACTGTATTGcccatttcaaaaaattcaggTGCAATTAAAGCACATAATTCACCAAAGAGATTCACAAATGGcagttttgtaattataacaatactctaatatatataaataaagttattaaaatttaaaatcctgcatttatatctttattattttattatatattataaacctTTTGAAAATATCCTCTTGGAAGAGATTTATCTTTTACTTGACGGAAATATACATAACCccaataataatctttatcacATTGTAAAAATGGAGGAGATTTTCTATCATATTCTTTTAAGGCTTTAGTCTCTTGAAGTATAGCTCCATTTTGTCTTATTCTGACATGATATTGTGTATCTCCCATGCAACCAGAATTAGAGTCAGGAAAAGCAAGATAACAAATATTAGATCTCTCTTGTTCAGATAATTTGATATGAGATGGATATATAgcctataataaaaaaaatattattagaaataataaaatatttatattatataaaaatattatattaaaaactaaatataaaatatgataagaaTACCTCTATAGCTTGGCCTAATTCAAGATCAAAAGTAACAATGCATATACAATGTATCCAATTATGAAAACATTCCCATTTcccatatattatttcttctttactatttattttatccatccttttaatttttgaacaagAGGCAACTGACATTTTaagatttgattaatataaccATATGCATATGATAAAGACCATGTCACTTGATATCttgttaaataacaatttttaacaatttttattcaatttgtaaCTTAATGTACATAAAGCTATGTAATAATTCCTATAaaggaatttaaatatctgaaaaataataaaattatgttaaaatatattttatatcctttttttaaaaaaatatgtaatattattattactatattctataatatattaatttaaaaacaaaaacttacaattttgttatacattctgcaaatttaaattaaaattttcttcttgataatttttttttaattttaataatttcataattatttttaacttccatatatatatttttaccctgtttaatgatatttaaaactgttaaatgatatttaattcatttttaaactatatttattatcattgaataGGGAGCAAAATGTcagggaaaaatattaattgaagaatCAAAAAACTCAAAAACACGAGGGTTATTATATGTAcacttatttcattattatttactatttacacACAATTGTTAAAATGCCCACGTGTTTTTCATCttgtgataataataatctgtcAAACATTTTAGTTgagttttgaaaataatggcatagaaaagaaaattttcatgaataatatttacaccAGTACT encodes the following:
- the LOC107996804 gene encoding protein DENND6A isoform X2 — protein: MSVASCSKIKRMDKINSKEEIIYGKWECFHNWIHCICIVTFDLELGQAIEAIYPSHIKLSEQERSNICYLAFPDSNSGCMGDTQYHVRIRQNGAILQETKALKEYDRKSPPFLQCDKDYYWGYVYFRQVKDKSLPRGYFQKSIVIITKLPFVNLFGELCALIAPEFFEMGNTVMEAIIREIDQWPSPTPGQIVHLPLIGVLFQTYIPNQNYKATAPTIAAMDHAPNFHATRRLILTSAYEGDMFRSLASVVSYVHLLWELVLLSEPIVVMASSPTGCSEMVQALVAMIAPLKYCADHRPYFTIHDSEFKEYTTDAPSPPAVILGVTNPFFAKTLQHWPHIIRIKNQRYKIKKSENLKVLDSKPGVYTQYKPFLQKDKTILKKLFRGIQTKRPGEAQTALLKRHLIELTESFMIPLERYIASLMPLQKDISPFKATPIPELFNPDDFLATLSSAGPQLTTGIKGDWVGLYRRFFRSPNFSGWFHTRYTELSQKLQVIQLEALSQADLKTWVQGKQEVELVDMILRIRQKLEKTYIDEVPIGNSVREKLQERINDITHTLPDDLKDILNHES
- the LOC107996804 gene encoding protein DENND6A isoform X1, translated to MSVASCSKIKRMDKINSKEEIIYGKWECFHNWIHCICIVTFDLELGQAIEAIYPSHIKLSEQERSNICYLAFPDSNSGCMGDTQYHVRIRQNGAILQETKALKEYDRKSPPFLQCDKDYYWGYVYFRQVKDKSLPRGYFQKSIVIITKLPFVNLFGELCALIAPEFFEMGNTVMEAIIREIDQWPSPTPGQIVHLPLIGVLFQTYIPNQNYKATAPTIAAMDHAPNFHATRRLILTSAYEGDMFRSLASVVSYVHLLWELVLLSEPIVVMASSPTGCSEMVQALVAMIAPLKYCADHRPYFTIHDSEFKEYTTDAPSPPAVILGVTNPFFAKTLQHWPHIIRISNGTNNENQRYKIKKSENLKVLDSKPGVYTQYKPFLQKDKTILKKLFRGIQTKRPGEAQTALLKRHLIELTESFMIPLERYIASLMPLQKDISPFKATPIPELFNPDDFLATLSSAGPQLTTGIKGDWVGLYRRFFRSPNFSGWFHTRYTELSQKLQVIQLEALSQADLKTWVQGKQEVELVDMILRIRQKLEKTYIDEVPIGNSVREKLQERINDITHTLPDDLKDILNHES